A section of the Lampris incognitus isolate fLamInc1 chromosome 8, fLamInc1.hap2, whole genome shotgun sequence genome encodes:
- the rtn2b gene encoding reticulon-2b translates to MATKVLDLVYWRNVGKTGVVFTGLVVGLASLFQLSAITVISHLCLGIMCVTFPLRLYYKLLELLRWNPGVHPFQSYLDEDGSLTDKETVMLVEEVVLLIAFAVTEIKRLLFMDNIIESIKFVALLYLLTYVGFLANGLTLVIVGVILIFSLPLLYKKQQVRIRKLVRAVRTFIRRIRNIFVSICNMVTPSSVPPSTQTPAPAPKQKGKSK, encoded by the exons ATGGCAACGAAAG TTTTGGATCTAGTGTACTGGAGGAATGTAGGGAAAACAGGGGTGGTGTTCACCGGGCTGGTGGTTGGCCTGGCCAGTCTGTTCCAGCTCAGCGCCATCACAGTGATCTCCCACCTCTGTCTGGGTATTATGTGTGTCACCTTCCCCCTCCGCCTCTACTATAAGCTCCTGGAACTGCTACGCTGGAATCCCGGTGTGCACCCTTTCCA gtcCTACCTGGATGAAGATGGTTCTCTGACAGATAAAGAGACAGTGATGTTGGTAGAGGAGGTCGTGCTATTGATTGCCTTTGCCGTCACAGAGATTAAGCGCCTGCTCTTCATGGACAATATCATTGAGTCTATAAAG TTTGTTGCGCTCCTGTATTTGTTGACCTATGTGGGGTTCCTTGCCAATGGACTGACCCTGGTGATCGTTG GTGTGATCCTCATTTTCTCACTTCCTCTATTGTACAAAAAGCAGCAG GTACGGATAAGGAAGTTAGTTAGAGCGGTGAGAACTTTCATCAGGAGAATCAGAAACAT ATTTGTTAGCATTTGCAACATGGTCACACCCTCTTCGGTCCCTCCATCCACCCAGACACCTGCACCCGCCCCAAAACAGAAAGGGAAGTCTAAGTAA